A portion of the Manduca sexta isolate Smith_Timp_Sample1 chromosome 20, JHU_Msex_v1.0, whole genome shotgun sequence genome contains these proteins:
- the LOC115446284 gene encoding proline-rich protein 4 gives MKLLRASLFLAVAISLASAEEKAEETKALESKKQDKRGLSEYYGDFDGGHGGHGDFGHGHEEHVKTITVVKKVPVPYPVEKHIPVPVEKHVPVPVKVPVPHPYPVVKTVHFPVKEYIKVPEYIPKPYPVTKHVPVPVKVHVDNPVPVKVYEHVPIPVEKHIPVPVKVPIPHPYPVEKHVPVPVKIPVKVHVPYPVEKIIHYPVKVPVDHPVPVHVDKPIPVPVEKPVPYPVEKEVPYPVKVPYDNPVPVHVEKPVPYPVKVPVPAPYPVEKVIPYPVEKNVPIPVKIPVDRPYPVHIEKHVPHYVEKHVPYTVKVAVPVIQHEHHHEGHHHEVHEAIDEGHGGSEGGYDEHHHH, from the exons ATGAAGCTATTG AGGGCATCCTTATTCCTGGCCGTGGCAATAAGCCTGGCTTCGGCAGAGGAAAAGGCTGAGGAGACCAAGGCTTTAGAGTCAAAGAAGCAGGACAAGAGAGGTCTGTCAGAGTACTACGGCGATTTCGACGGCGGTCATGGAGGACATGGGGACTTCGGCCACGGACATGAAGAGCACGTGAAGACCATCACTGTTGTCAAAAAAGTGCCTGTGCCGTACCCCGTGGAGAAGCATATCCCTGTACCCGTAGAGAAACACGTCCCAGTACCTGTGAAGGTCCCGGTCCCCCACCCCTACCCAGTCGTGAAGACCGTACACTTCCCAGTCAAGGAGTACATCAAGGTGCCAGAATACATCCCCAAGCCCTACCCAGTCACCAAACACGTGCCAGTTCCCGTAAAAGTACACGTGGACAACCCTGTCCCGGTGAAAGTTTACGAGCATGTGCCAATTCCAGTGGAGAAGCACATCCCTGTGCCCGTGAAGGTGCCAATCCCCCACCCCTACCCCGTTGAGAAACATGTTCCTGTACCAGTGAAGATACCCGTCAAGGTGCACGTTCCATACCCTGTTGAGAAGATCATCCACTACCCAGTCAAGGTACCAGTCGACCACCCAGTACCAGTGCACGTCGACAAGCCAATCCCGGTTCCAGTAGAGAAGCCAGTGCCTTACCCGGTTGAGAAGGAAGTACCATACCCGGTCAAGGTACCCTACGATAACCCAGTGCCAGTGCATGTTGAGAAACCGGTGCCGTACCCAGTTAAGGTGCCCGTGCCAGCGCCGTACCCGGTTGAGAAAGTGATCCCCTACCCGGTTGAGAAGAACGTCCCCATCCCGGTGAAGATCCCGGTCGACAGGCCCTACCCCGTGCATATTGAGAAGCATGTGCCGCATTATGTGGAAAAGCACGTTCCATACACAGTGAAGGTGGCAGTGCCCGTGATCCAACACGAGCATCATCACGAAGGCCATCACCACGAGGTGCACGAGGCCATCGACGAAGGCCACGGCGGCTCCGAGGGAGGCTACGACGAACACCACCACCATTAA